TCAATACGTAATGTATAAAAAATATATATTTGCTAACTACCCATGTTAAACTTCTTGATAGGCATGATGCTTGGATTCTCATTAGCAGTGCCTCCTGGACCCATGAATGCATTAATAGCGGCAGAGTCGCTTAGATCCCCCATTCATGGAACTATGGTTGGAGCGGGAGCAATGACGGCGGATGCCATATTGATGACCATATCGCTGCTTCTCTATCAATTAGTGAAGCCATTCGTGTACTATATATACTTGGCTGGGGGCATTATAATGATTTACCTAGCGTATAATGTGCTAATGAGCAAGCAAACTGGATCTAATAATAAAGCCGTAACTATTAGCTATACTAAGGGAATCATTATGGGCATAACTAATCCATACCAAATAAGTTGGTGGGTAACTGCTGGATTGAGCTTTATAAGCATATTTGGCATAGAAAGTGTATTAGGCCTATTCATCGCCATAATTATATGGATAATCGTTTTCCCCATAATAATCAACTTGGGCAGCAGGTATGGAGGATCAAAGACATACGACGTAATTAGGGTAACCACTGCAGCAGCAATAGTGGGCTTTGGATTGTACTTCATAATTAATGGACTAACCCAACTTCACTTGATAAGTCTCTAATAATAAACCTCATCCTTTAAGAGCCCAAGATGTTTTGAGGGGGCCTAAGCATTAGCACTTTATTGCTTGAATAGTCCTTTCTTGACCAAATACATGNGGATGAGGAGATGATTCATTCTACTTGATAAAACGAACGACGAGCCTCGCCTTTCAAGGCTGGGTAAAGCCTAAGCCCTGGCGTTGGTGAGGTAATAGCTTCCCTAGTCAATCAATAGGGAGCGAGGGGCCGACCCCGCAATGCCAAGGGAACGAGTACGCCCGTAAAAGGGGCGTAACCCAAACCNCGGGGAACCCTCGCCAAATGGCGAGGAAGAGGTCAGGGAAGGAGACGAACTAGGGAAGAGCTGCCTAACAGGAATAATGCAAACATCATTTCCTCAAGGACAAGGAGGAGCTGGATGATGCAATTTGTTATGATTGAGGAATATCGCGTTATTTAATTAATCCCAAGTATTCGTTTTATGAATATTGACTTATCAAAACTTTGTAAATCATCATAGCCTTGACCGGTACCCATGAATATTATCGGCTTTTTCAATTCAATCAACAAAGTTAGAATCGAACCGCCCTTAGGATACGCATCCACTTTAGTCACCATTATTGCATTTATGGGCACGTATTTCGCATATGTCCTAGCTATCTCGAGCGCTTCATTACCCATCAATGCATCTGCCACAAAGATCGTTAAGTCAGGTGAAGCCACCCTATGTATCTTCCTTATCTCCTCCATTAGGCTCTTATCTGTATGCATTCGTCCCGCAGTATCAATCATAACCACATCAATATGCCTACTTGAGGCGTGTTGAATTGCGTCATAAACCACTGCCGCTGGATCTGCGCCATACTGATGCCTAATCACTTTAATGCCTAACTTAGTTGCATGACCCTCTAGCTGCTCTATTGCGCCTGCCCTAAACGTGTCGGCAGCAGCCCAAATCACGCTGTACCTCCTATCCAATAGATACTTAGTTATCTTAGCTATGCTAGTTGTCTTACCGTAGCCATTCGGTCCAAGATACATCATAATGAATGGCCTCCCCTTCTTTTCTTCAATGCTTTGAATTAAGTCTAGGTTAGGCACATCCCTTAACAAGTCCATGAAGGCCTCATATAATGAATTATTGATTATGCCTAATCTATCGCCAAAGCGAGGCACACGTATCTTAATTAGGTGGTTCCGCAATGAGTTTATTATTTGCTCCGCCGACTCCAGCGCAACGTCGTATTCAATTAATTCGTTGAATAAATTATCAAGCAATTCATTTACCTCCTTTTCCCCANGTTCCTTCTCTCCTATGGAGCTAGCTATTGTATCGGCGGCCTTCTTAAACGCGTCACGTATCTTTTCAAACATGGTTATGACTTAGCTTGAGGTTGCCTTCCTTGCGACTGTAACTGTTGATATATTATGGTCAATACATTGCGTACCTCATTACTTCGCCGCATTGCCTCAGCTAATTGCTCCTCTAGCTTGGACTTAATTGCTTGAGTTTCTTTTAGCCTATCATCAAGCATGGAAATTGCTCGTTGGATCTCCATTTCAGCGACATAGCCGGCNCCCACTGACATCAAAATTGGCGTATTTACTTGAGTAGTAGCCTTCACGAATGCACCTGCACCTATGGATACGAATGAATCATCGATCTGTCCCTTACTCATGGTCTCCAGCACGGACTTGGCGTTTCCATAATCCCTTAATGTAGCATCTATTACAGCTATGTTCTGGGTAAGCGTATTAATGATTGCATTTAATTCCTCATACTCCCTACTAAGCTCCTCTAATTGTTCTCTTGTTATTACTAATCTTCCTTGATCCGACACCATAATCACCTTAATTGCTGTTCCCCAAATATAACTAACCGANCCAGCGATAATAATTGATGCAATTCTTTATTGGAAACCATTGATGGATCCAACGCCTCTACAGACTCTATCCTTATTAGGTGCCTCTTGACCCTATGTAATCCACCAATATATGTATAGATCTTCTCCTTTGCATCCATCTCATTAATTGCAACAACATCCTTCTCTATGTTTTTCCACCCATCCACATCCCTAAACATTCCCTTAACCCTGTAAACCCTAACTGACATTAAGGAAACCTCAAAAGCAATATTAAATAAGCTTTTCTAAATATTACCCTCCCATCGCTCCCATAACTACTTGAGAACCAGAATCTACTGGTCCCCTCCCCGCCCTAAAGGGCAGGTTTTGTAGTTATCTGAATCATAAATTCCCAATAAATCGCCAATGGTAAATCCATGAATTGATTATGAACTATTCTTCCTTTGTCCATTATTTGCGTGTCCACTTAATGGTAACGCAATCTTAATGCAAACCTCGAATGCTTCATTAACTATCATTACCTTAACAACATGAAACTTAGATGCGTCATATCCTCAACCCAACTCATGTGAATGTCATATAGCTGCATTAACTCAATTGCATAATCATATAAGGAAACCACAAATTAAACAACTTCCTATTTTGAGATCCATGCAAGAAGCGTTTCTGAAACCTCATGTTTATAAATTGATCCGATCTAGACCATTTATGGGTAAACTATTCGGCACTAATGGAATAAGATTGGAATTCCTGGAGGGAAAGTATGATTTACTGCAAATAGCTAGGATTGGGGAAGCCATTGCATCATACTTTAATGGAGGAGAAGTATTAATGGGAAGAGACGCGAGAACAACTGGAATCGCTATTTCAAATATAATTAGCGGAATTCTTTCAATGTATGGAATAGAGGTTCACGATATGGGTCTAGTGCCGACCCCCGTGCTTCAATACATAGTTAAGGCGGAGGGGTATGATGGCGGGGTAATGATAACTGCGAGCCATAATCCTCCTCAATATAATGGAATAAAGGTGATGAATAAGGATGGCATAGAGGTATCTCGTGAGGAGGAGACAAGGATTGAAGCGCTTTATGATGAGGCGCGGCCTGGAAAGTCATATAGTGAAGTGAAGCCCATAAGGGAGATCGATGCTGGCTACATGCTGAGGACCTACGAGNACCACTTGTTAGAACTTTTTCCAAGCGAATCAATTAAAAGATTTGTTATTGCCGCGGATTTTGCTAATAGCGTGGCTAGCCTTGTATTGCCCAGGATCCTTGAAGAGCTGGGGATCCGGTTAAAATCGATAAATGGCCACTTAAGTGGATTATTTCCAGGACGGTTGCCGGAGCCTCGGCAAGATACTTTGCTGGAGACCGCCAAGGCAGTAAGGGAGATGGGGGTTGATTTCGCTGTTGCATTTGATGGAGATGGAGATCGTTCTATGTTCATTACTGGAAAGGGGGAGGTAATTCCAGGCGATAGGTCAGGCCTAATACTTGCCGAATCGCTACTTGATGAGGAGGAAGGGGGTTATGTTGTTACGCCTGTGTCATCATCATCTATGGTGAAGGCCGAAGTGGAGAAGAGGGGTGGGAAGGTTATATGGACAAAGGTTGGTTCCGTAGATGTAAGTCATACCTTAATGAGGACCGGAGGCATCTGTGGTTTTGAGGATAATGGAGGATTTATTTGGCCACGGCATCACCCAGTGCGCGACGGCATATCTACCACGCTGCTCATGATGCATGTCCTCAGCGAAAAGGGAAAGAACTTGGATCAGGTCTACTCTGAGCTGCCATCTATGTTTCTATATAGGGATAGAATAGAGATGCCTAGAGAAAGGGCGATGAGGATCATCGAGGCGATTCAAAAGGAAGTCTCGAATGCCGTAACTATTGATGGAGTTAGGGTTGATTATGATGATTCTTGGTTCTTGATTAGGCCGAGCGGCACTGAGAATGTGCTTAGGATAACAATAGAGGCAGTAAGCAATGATAGGCTAGAGGAATTAAGGAAGTGGATCTTCTCCTTTATTTCGAGAATTAATTAGGCCGCTAATGCTGTGAGCTACCCCGCCCTTAAGGGCGAGGCTTCCCCGCCCCGCCTTGCCCAACGTCACGGGTAGTGGGCGGAGCTCCACGGGCGNCTCCCGCCCCGCATGCCTTGCCCAACGAAGGGCATTGCACGCCTCTCACGCAACCTCAACTGGGCCTTTAACGCCCTCAACGTCTGTCCGTCAGTATATGCTCTAAACCTAAACCCCACGATGGGCATCAGAGGAACAGGAACGTCACTAATATAAAGTTATTCCCTCCTCATCCCCGCCATAAATGGCGAGGCTTCCCCCATGCGTATAAACCCTCATCATGAAATTAATGGACGAGAAAATTCGGGCCTCCTTGCTGGGGAATATTTATTGATTACAGCTCATNATAAAACAATGAAGTTCATCCNCCCAATTAGTAAGAAAATTATGAGTTTCAGCATGTTAAGGCTAGGCGGGAATCACTGCATCGCCTATTCCGCTTGTTATCTGGTAACCTGGTAATTTGGTTAATTCTTTTTGGAAAATTGATGATTTAAGTAAATCGATGAATGCTTTAACGCTATCTTTATTGAGTCTAGATCTAGGTACTGCAAAGTCGTAATGTTCCATGGATAATGGAATGAAATCCAATCCATACATATGCGCTGCGGCTCTTATGCCGATCCCAGCATCGGCCTTGCCTTGATGTATGGCTGCGGCGACCGCTGTGTGTGTTTTGACCTCATAATAGTACCCATTTATCCCTTTAACTAAGTCACTTAGTCGCATCCCATTTTTCTCGGCTAATCTTTTAAGGAGTGAATCAAGCAGGAACCTAGTTCCGGCTCCTTTATTCCTGTTAACTATTGCTATGTCATTTCTCAAGAAATCCTCAATAGACTTTATTCCCTTGGGGTTCCCACGTTGAATTATTATCCCTTGCTCTCTCTGGTATCCTCGAATCATGACCACCTTGTCCTCGCCATATTTTTGCATGAATGGTAAATTATATTCCCCAGTTTCCTCATCTATTAGATGAAGGCCAGCTATATCGGTCTCTTCATTGGAGGCCGCGATTAATCCATTCAGTGAACCAACGTTTATCACCTTAACCGTGATCCACTTTGGAAGCAACCGCGCTGCTATATCTATTCCTAAGTCATGGCTGCCCACGAAGTATAGGTTAGCAGGTTTATATTCATGCGTAAACAGGGTAACAGTGACTTCATCGCCCTTATCCAGGAACTCCACGTTCTCAGGTACTTCCATAAAGCCATCCGCAAAGGCAAGCGTAGATATTGCCCCGGACTCCGCCGGCAATGGATATGCAATGACTTGGGAACCCGTGTCTATGAGGCTTACTGGCGTTAATGCCCTGCGCCCACGTGCTCCTTCGGCCTTCGCCGCTAGCCTAGCCTTTACTTTGGTTTCATCTATTGGATAGCATTGCATTGCGGATAGAATTGGTTTCACCAATAGATTAAATATCATTAATGAGCTATTAGGATACCCCGGTAATCCC
Above is a genomic segment from Thermocladium sp. ECH_B containing:
- a CDS encoding molybdenum cofactor biosynthesis protein MoeA, encoding MKRVIFHDLLTPEEAMNRLMAYIKVLDTEVVNIEDSYMRVLATDIYAGIDVPPFDRATMDGYALKAEDTFNVDELHPTKLRLIGEINAGDAPQLEVTNGTAVEIATGAPLPRGANAVIPVEYTKIEGNDVIIYRAVTPTENVMSAGSDIMMGELVLRGCTLIKEREAGVLASIGMKRIPVIRKPKVAIVSTGNELVNVGNPLGPGKIYDVNAYSIAHAVREAGGVPIFLGVAEDDEEKIRKLIEVGMEMDIVLVSGGTSAGVADITYKVLDSIGPPGIILHGLKVKPGKPTVAAISSSGKIIMGLPGYPNSSLMIFNLLVKPILSAMQCYPIDETKVKARLAAKAEGARGRRALTPVSLIDTGSQVIAYPLPAESGAISTLAFADGFMEVPENVEFLDKGDEVTVTLFTHEYKPANLYFVGSHDLGIDIAARLLPKWITVKVINVGSLNGLIAASNEETDIAGLHLIDEETGEYNLPFMQKYGEDKVVMIRGYQREQGIIIQRGNPKGIKSIEDFLRNDIAIVNRNKGAGTRFLLDSLLKRLAEKNGMRLSDLVKGINGYYYEVKTHTAVAAAIHQGKADAGIGIRAAAHMYGLDFIPLSMEHYDFAVPRSRLNKDSVKAFIDLLKSSIFQKELTKLPGYQITSGIGDAVIPA
- a CDS encoding lysine transporter LysE encodes the protein MLNFLIGMMLGFSLAVPPGPMNALIAAESLRSPIHGTMVGAGAMTADAILMTISLLLYQLVKPFVYYIYLAGGIIMIYLAYNVLMSKQTGSNNKAVTISYTKGIIMGITNPYQISWWVTAGLSFISIFGIESVLGLFIAIIIWIIVFPIIINLGSRYGGSKTYDVIRVTTAAAIVGFGLYFIINGLTQLHLISL
- a CDS encoding signal recognition particle-docking protein FtsY, whose product is MFEKIRDAFKKAADTIASSIGEKEXGEKEVNELLDNLFNELIEYDVALESAEQIINSLRNHLIKIRVPRFGDRLGIINNSLYEAFMDLLRDVPNLDLIQSIEEKKGRPFIMMYLGPNGYGKTTSIAKITKYLLDRRYSVIWAAADTFRAGAIEQLEGHATKLGIKVIRHQYGADPAAVVYDAIQHASSRHIDVVMIDTAGRMHTDKSLMEEIRKIHRVASPDLTIFVADALMGNEALEIARTYAKYVPINAIMVTKVDAYPKGGSILTLLIELKKPIIFMGTGQGYDDLQSFDKSIFIKRILGIN